The Spirochaetota bacterium genome segment ACGGCTCCGTCGCGGAGGTGAGCGTATCGGCCCTCCTGACCGCGAAATCCCCGGGAACCGATACGCTCGTCGCCCGCTACGAGGGCCTCTCCGCCGCACGCCCCTTCACGGTCGCGCCCGTCCCCGATTACTCGGGGCTGCTGCTTTCGGAAATCTATTACGACCCGCCCGTACCCGAGACCGCGATGGAATTCGTCGAGATCGTGAACCGGGGAGCGCGCTCCTGCGACATCGCCGGTTTCCGGATCGTGGACGCGGGCCCGCCGGAGGACGCCTTCGTGTTCCCGGAGGGATGCGTCATCGCCGCCGGGGAGAAGCTCACCATCGCCCGAACCGCCGCCGATTTCACCGCGTATTTAGGAAGCCCGCCGTCGTTCGAAGGCATGGGCTTCTACCTGAGCAACACGGGTGAAACGGTGTTCCTGCTCGACATGGCGGGCACGATCATGGACGCCGTGTACGTCAAGGGTGGCGCCGACGCGCATCCCGCTTCCCCGGAGTGGGGCTCTTTGTCGTTGCCCTCCTGCGGGGAGGGCTTCTCGGCCGCACGCCTCCCCGGGGCGGACACGGACACCCACGCGGACTGGGCGTGCGAATCGCCCTCGCCCGGGAGCTAAATTGTTGACGGGGTGAAAATGTATCGGTACCTTCCATGTATCCGGAACGCACCCGCGACCGCGGGAAGGGAGGAACGCATGAAGGAAAAAGCGCGCAAAGCGGCGACGTCGAAAAAGCCGGCGAAGGTGAAGG includes the following:
- a CDS encoding lamin tail domain-containing protein, whose amino-acid sequence is MCKAVRTGTFPGVCIIAVMVLACAAGACGYPETYDGAPRAGEQAYTGIEIYLPQSNIVEGGSAQARLFALRADGRTDEIVPVLASWECGDGSVAEVSVSALLTAKSPGTDTLVARYEGLSAARPFTVAPVPDYSGLLLSEIYYDPPVPETAMEFVEIVNRGARSCDIAGFRIVDAGPPEDAFVFPEGCVIAAGEKLTIARTAADFTAYLGSPPSFEGMGFYLSNTGETVFLLDMAGTIMDAVYVKGGADAHPASPEWGSLSLPSCGEGFSAARLPGADTDTHADWACESPSPGS